From the Paraburkholderia sp. PREW-6R genome, one window contains:
- a CDS encoding beta-ketoacyl synthase N-terminal-like domain-containing protein, which yields MSAALQRVVVTGMGIVSCIGNTLDDVAAALRAGDSRIERVDAWRERGFASQVAGVASVAHEPPFERKLERFMGDTARFACHAARKAIDDAALDVAALRSPRAGVVIGSGVGALATYDAAMTIATLRGVEKVPPYTVPHAMSSTASANVAQVFGIEGVSYSPSSACTTSALALGQAMQLIQTGRQDIVLAGGSEALHDNMTLMFDAMGALSRRFNDTPSTASRPYDTERDGFVIASGAGVLVLESLDHALARGARIYAELTGFGDATDNAGMVAPRAAGIARAMRRAVEEAGKCPDYVNTHAPSTPAGDIEEVRALRDVFGASSDGDVPPFSSTKGMTGHSLGASGAHEAIYTLLMMRDGFIAGTASGASELREASLEPELDGLPIVRTTCDAHLRTAMSVSFGFGGSCASLMFEAWQGR from the coding sequence ATGAGCGCGGCGTTGCAACGCGTGGTCGTGACGGGCATGGGCATCGTGTCGTGTATCGGCAATACGCTCGACGACGTGGCCGCCGCGTTGCGCGCGGGCGACTCGCGAATCGAGCGGGTCGACGCGTGGCGCGAACGCGGTTTTGCGTCGCAGGTGGCGGGCGTCGCCTCCGTTGCGCACGAGCCGCCGTTCGAGCGCAAGCTGGAGCGCTTCATGGGCGACACTGCGCGCTTCGCGTGCCATGCCGCCCGCAAGGCGATCGATGACGCCGCGCTCGACGTCGCGGCACTGCGCTCGCCGCGCGCGGGCGTGGTGATTGGCTCGGGCGTCGGCGCCCTCGCGACTTACGACGCGGCGATGACGATCGCGACCTTGCGCGGCGTCGAAAAAGTCCCGCCGTACACGGTGCCGCATGCGATGAGCAGCACGGCGTCGGCGAATGTCGCGCAGGTGTTCGGGATCGAAGGCGTCAGCTATTCGCCGTCGTCGGCGTGCACGACTTCGGCGCTCGCACTCGGCCAGGCGATGCAACTGATCCAGACCGGCCGTCAGGACATCGTGCTGGCCGGCGGCAGCGAAGCGCTGCACGACAACATGACGCTGATGTTCGACGCAATGGGTGCGCTGTCCCGGCGCTTCAACGACACGCCGTCTACCGCGTCGCGGCCCTACGACACCGAGCGCGACGGTTTCGTGATCGCGTCGGGCGCGGGTGTGCTGGTGCTCGAATCGCTCGACCACGCGTTGGCGCGCGGCGCGCGAATTTATGCCGAACTGACCGGTTTCGGCGACGCCACCGACAACGCAGGCATGGTGGCACCGCGCGCCGCCGGGATCGCGCGGGCCATGCGGCGCGCAGTCGAGGAGGCGGGCAAGTGTCCCGATTATGTGAATACGCACGCGCCATCCACGCCGGCCGGCGATATCGAGGAGGTGCGCGCATTGCGCGACGTCTTCGGCGCTTCGTCCGACGGGGACGTGCCGCCGTTCTCGTCGACCAAAGGCATGACCGGGCACTCGCTTGGCGCATCCGGCGCGCACGAGGCGATCTACACGCTATTGATGATGCGCGATGGTTTCATCGCGGGAACGGCGAGCGGGGCGAGCGAGCTTCGTGAAGCGTCGCTGGAGCCCGAACTGGACGGTCTGCCGATCGTGCGAACGACCTGCGACGCGCATCTGCGCACGGCGATGTCGGTCTCGTTCGGCTTTGGCGGCAGTTGCGCGAGCCTGATGTTCGAAGCGTGGCAGGGCCGCTGA
- a CDS encoding hotdog family protein, whose translation MSPTPTIEQLIAQPIEAIIPHRGTMLLIDAVTSFGAEALTASATVQADAWYADADGAMPAWIGIELMAQAIAAHVALLAMRGGGCARPGVLLGSRSYKALQPALASGGAPLLIRATELLRSEAGHGAYECTIHREDVCCAQAVIKVFQPPDFQSFIEGSFSS comes from the coding sequence ATGAGCCCGACTCCAACCATCGAGCAACTGATTGCGCAGCCGATCGAAGCGATCATTCCGCATCGCGGCACCATGCTGCTGATCGACGCAGTGACTTCGTTCGGCGCAGAAGCGCTGACCGCCAGCGCAACCGTGCAAGCTGACGCGTGGTATGCCGACGCTGACGGCGCGATGCCCGCGTGGATCGGCATCGAACTGATGGCGCAGGCGATTGCCGCGCATGTTGCGCTGCTGGCCATGCGGGGCGGCGGCTGTGCGCGGCCCGGCGTGCTGCTCGGCTCGCGCAGCTACAAGGCGTTGCAACCCGCGCTCGCAAGCGGCGGCGCGCCGCTGCTGATTCGCGCGACGGAGCTGCTGCGCAGCGAGGCGGGCCACGGCGCGTACGAATGCACGATCCATCGCGAAGACGTGTGCTGCGCGCAAGCCGTCATCAAGGTTTTTCAACCACCCGATTTTCAGTCATTCATCGAAGGGAGCTTCAGTTCATGA
- a CDS encoding beta-ketoacyl-ACP synthase, giving the protein MKRVVITGMGGVTALGDSWDAIETRLRSGVNAVRRMPEWDYFEALHTRLACPLPDFTLPAHYPRKKTRSMGPVSMYSVRASELALADAGLADNELISDGRMGVAYGSSSGSVEPIRAFGTMLQTGSMSDVTSNSYVQMMPHTAAVNVSLFWDLKGRIIPTSCACASGSQAIGYAYEAIQSGKQALMLAGGAEELSGPAVAVFDTLYATSTRNEQPHLTPRPFDVARDGLVVGEGAATLVLEEYEHARARGATIHAEIVGFGCNSDGSHMTQPTADTMARAMQFALADAGLPPSAIDYVNAHGTSTDRGDIAESHATAQTFGARMPISSLKSYVGHTLGACGALEAWWTIEMMKRNWYAPTLNLENVDPACAPLDYIVGSGREIDAEHVMSNNFAFGGINTSLIFRRVR; this is encoded by the coding sequence ATGAAGCGCGTCGTCATAACCGGGATGGGCGGCGTGACCGCGCTCGGCGATAGCTGGGATGCGATCGAAACGCGTCTGAGAAGCGGTGTGAACGCCGTGCGGCGCATGCCCGAATGGGACTACTTCGAAGCGCTGCACACGCGGCTTGCGTGTCCGTTGCCGGACTTCACGCTGCCTGCGCACTATCCGCGCAAGAAGACCCGTTCGATGGGGCCCGTCTCCATGTATTCGGTGCGCGCGAGCGAACTTGCGCTCGCCGACGCCGGCCTCGCCGATAACGAGCTGATCAGCGACGGCCGCATGGGCGTCGCCTACGGTTCGTCGTCGGGCTCGGTCGAGCCAATCCGCGCATTCGGCACGATGCTGCAGACCGGCTCGATGAGCGACGTGACGTCCAACAGCTACGTGCAGATGATGCCGCACACGGCGGCCGTCAACGTGAGTCTTTTCTGGGACCTGAAAGGGCGGATCATTCCGACGTCGTGCGCGTGCGCATCGGGCAGTCAGGCGATCGGCTACGCATACGAGGCGATCCAGAGCGGCAAGCAGGCGCTGATGCTCGCGGGCGGCGCTGAAGAACTGTCGGGCCCGGCGGTGGCCGTGTTCGACACGCTCTACGCAACCAGCACGCGCAACGAGCAGCCGCATCTCACGCCGCGTCCGTTCGATGTGGCGCGCGACGGCCTCGTGGTCGGCGAAGGCGCGGCCACGCTGGTACTCGAAGAATACGAACACGCGCGGGCGCGCGGCGCGACAATCCACGCGGAGATCGTCGGTTTCGGCTGCAATTCGGATGGCTCGCACATGACGCAACCGACCGCCGACACGATGGCGCGCGCCATGCAGTTCGCGCTTGCCGACGCCGGGCTGCCGCCGTCGGCGATCGACTATGTGAACGCGCACGGCACGTCCACGGATCGCGGCGACATTGCCGAAAGCCATGCGACCGCGCAGACATTCGGCGCGCGTATGCCGATCAGTTCGCTCAAGAGCTATGTCGGCCACACGCTCGGCGCGTGCGGCGCGCTCGAAGCGTGGTGGACCATCGAGATGATGAAGCGCAACTGGTATGCGCCGACCCTGAACCTCGAGAACGTCGACCCGGCTTGCGCGCCGCTCGACTATATCGTCGGCAGCGGGCGCGAGATCGATGCCGAACATGTGATGAGCAATAACTTCGCGTTCGGCGGCATCAACACGTCGCTGATTTTCAGGCGCGTTCGATGA
- a CDS encoding signal peptidase, whose amino-acid sequence MTRSAVLGIAALIALTQAGCATQVQSLPLAAAGGQSRGDVQVYFGEQDHPVVKSQLGAVSYSVRVARKTSSPEQACHEALTEAVKKLRAAANERQANAVIDVTTRFHSTETHSSTDFTCGVSPSAAAIAVSGQLVVLESN is encoded by the coding sequence ATGACCAGATCAGCTGTACTGGGCATCGCCGCGCTTATCGCGCTCACTCAGGCGGGCTGCGCGACGCAGGTGCAGTCGTTGCCGCTCGCGGCGGCCGGCGGACAGTCGCGCGGTGACGTGCAAGTCTATTTTGGCGAGCAGGATCATCCGGTGGTGAAGAGCCAGTTGGGCGCCGTGTCGTACTCGGTACGGGTTGCGCGCAAGACATCGAGTCCCGAACAGGCGTGCCACGAGGCGCTCACCGAAGCCGTGAAGAAGCTGCGCGCCGCGGCGAACGAGCGCCAGGCAAATGCCGTGATCGATGTAACCACGCGTTTTCACAGCACGGAGACCCACTCGTCGACCGATTTCACGTGCGGCGTGAGTCCGAGTGCGGCGGCCATTGCGGTGAGCGGGCAGCTCGTGGTGCTGGAGTCGAACTAG
- a CDS encoding outer membrane lipoprotein carrier protein LolA, which translates to MGTMKWRGVLSATVLALGLVLPPALTAAATGTSAQSASASGNAALVSQIAAHLAQARGVRAQFTQTQTLAAMKQPLVSTGSLLFFRERGVIWQVDTPYKATYVITDAGVAEVDANGQRVSTHRAQGARGVAQVSKMMRAMLGGDLSALYSQFDVQAEGSAAHWRLQLTPNQPQIAQSIKGLQMSGGDALQSLRISLANGDVTQLDFANSTPVNDPTPAERGMLGAP; encoded by the coding sequence ATGGGGACAATGAAATGGCGCGGGGTGCTTTCCGCCACCGTGCTTGCGCTCGGCCTCGTGCTGCCACCGGCTTTGACGGCCGCAGCCACGGGTACGTCCGCGCAATCCGCGTCGGCTTCCGGCAATGCGGCGCTGGTCTCGCAGATCGCCGCGCATCTCGCACAAGCCAGGGGCGTGCGCGCGCAATTCACGCAGACGCAAACGCTCGCCGCCATGAAGCAGCCGCTCGTCAGCACGGGCTCACTGCTGTTCTTCCGTGAGCGCGGCGTGATCTGGCAAGTCGATACGCCGTATAAGGCGACCTATGTCATCACCGATGCGGGCGTCGCCGAAGTCGACGCCAATGGCCAACGCGTGAGCACACATCGTGCGCAGGGCGCACGCGGCGTCGCGCAAGTCTCGAAGATGATGCGCGCGATGCTCGGCGGCGATCTGTCCGCGCTGTACTCACAGTTCGACGTGCAAGCCGAAGGCAGCGCCGCCCACTGGCGCCTGCAACTGACGCCGAACCAGCCGCAGATCGCGCAATCCATCAAAGGCTTGCAGATGAGCGGCGGCGACGCGCTGCAAAGCTTGCGCATCTCGCTTGCGAACGGCGATGTCACGCAACTCGACTTCGCGAACAGCACGCCGGTCAACGATCCGACGCCCGCGGAGCGCGGCATGCTTGGAGCCCCGTGA
- a CDS encoding MMPL family transporter codes for MYVAQQRSVTYAWGMRAAWLLLALVAASYCAWRFMGPSPLQTNLLALLPATEADPVAEQAVNRLASALGDRTVFLVTSHHDAHAKAAAKQLGASLQKSGAFGSVTAELPPFDLSQIAASYMPYRFGLLTPADRIALVSGTSGTAGTALHDALAQRIYSPLHGALSTSLADDPFGWLEHWLGNLPLATSNLELEDNMLVSHRGSATSVLVVATLPGSAYESKTQHAVLAALAEGERALKRDFPDVSVARTGAVFYAESARSASEREVHLIGVASLCGIALLMMWVFRSPRLLLLGFVSTALGIVCALAVTLRVFGQLHLLTLVFGASLIGEAVDYSIQYFVVYLGADEDWDAQRGARAVRPALTVALATSLLGYAILTWVPFPALKQIACFAMAGIVTAFASVVWLLPALLTRAPMRTPRRLFTGAARVLAVWRRTIGGKRAWIVAALLLIAAVPGWLRLTSDDDIHLLIQRDPALVAQEDKVRDAVGVDNSAQFFVVRGETAEQVLQRAETLDQKLDALNDTAAKVGSYRSIAQFVPSAKRQREDRALLAGHVFNDPAAVRATLLQAGFKDEVADAWLAAFAKPQATLTVDTWLAAPWSQPYRHLWLGDVKADAADSHAYATVVIPQGVTPQNEPALMAAAKDVPGAIFVDKAASVSKLFGAYRVDSGWWLGGALASVLLLLMVRYGAKRASLQEKVRGGVATTLPVLLAVGVTLAVFGYARVPLNLFNWLALMLVLGVGANYAVFLREGSARADADLGAVWTGVLLSAATTLLSFGMLAMSAMPALKSFGATLALGIAVSVLLAPIGMPSESRRVA; via the coding sequence ATGTACGTGGCGCAACAGCGGTCCGTGACGTACGCGTGGGGCATGCGCGCCGCGTGGCTCCTGCTCGCGCTCGTGGCGGCGTCGTACTGCGCGTGGCGTTTCATGGGACCGTCGCCGCTGCAGACCAATCTGCTTGCACTGCTGCCCGCCACGGAAGCCGACCCGGTCGCCGAACAAGCGGTGAATCGTCTGGCGAGCGCGTTGGGCGATCGCACGGTGTTTCTCGTCACGAGCCATCACGACGCGCACGCGAAAGCCGCGGCAAAGCAGCTCGGTGCGTCGTTGCAAAAGAGCGGGGCGTTCGGCTCCGTGACGGCCGAGTTGCCGCCGTTCGACCTGTCGCAGATCGCCGCGTCGTACATGCCGTACCGCTTCGGCTTGCTCACACCTGCGGATCGGATCGCGCTGGTGAGCGGCACGTCCGGCACGGCCGGCACGGCGCTGCATGATGCGCTCGCACAGCGGATTTACAGTCCGCTGCACGGTGCGCTGAGCACGTCGCTCGCCGACGATCCGTTTGGCTGGCTCGAACACTGGCTCGGCAATCTGCCGCTCGCCACGTCGAATCTCGAACTCGAGGACAACATGCTGGTGTCGCACCGTGGCAGCGCGACGAGCGTGCTGGTCGTCGCGACGCTGCCAGGGTCAGCCTACGAATCGAAGACACAGCACGCGGTGCTCGCGGCGCTTGCCGAGGGTGAGCGCGCGTTGAAGCGGGATTTTCCGGACGTGTCGGTCGCAAGAACCGGCGCTGTTTTTTACGCCGAATCGGCGCGCAGTGCGTCCGAACGCGAAGTGCATCTGATCGGCGTCGCGTCGCTGTGCGGCATTGCATTGCTGATGATGTGGGTGTTCCGCTCGCCGCGTCTGCTGCTGCTTGGATTCGTGTCGACCGCGCTCGGTATTGTGTGCGCGCTCGCGGTCACGCTGCGGGTGTTCGGCCAGCTGCATTTGCTCACACTCGTGTTCGGCGCCAGCCTGATCGGCGAAGCGGTCGATTATTCGATTCAATACTTCGTCGTGTATCTCGGCGCAGACGAGGACTGGGATGCGCAACGCGGCGCGCGCGCGGTGCGTCCCGCGCTGACGGTCGCGCTGGCGACCAGTCTGCTCGGTTACGCGATTCTCACTTGGGTGCCGTTTCCCGCGCTCAAACAGATCGCGTGTTTCGCGATGGCGGGCATCGTCACGGCGTTTGCGTCGGTCGTGTGGCTGCTGCCCGCGTTGCTCACGCGCGCGCCCATGCGCACACCACGACGCCTGTTCACCGGTGCAGCGCGCGTGCTGGCCGTGTGGCGTCGAACGATCGGCGGCAAACGGGCGTGGATCGTTGCCGCGTTGCTGTTGATCGCGGCGGTGCCAGGCTGGCTGCGTCTGACGAGCGACGACGACATTCATCTGCTGATCCAGCGCGATCCCGCTCTGGTTGCGCAGGAGGACAAGGTGCGCGATGCGGTCGGCGTGGATAACAGCGCGCAGTTTTTCGTGGTGCGCGGCGAGACGGCGGAGCAGGTGCTGCAACGCGCCGAAACGCTGGATCAGAAACTGGACGCGCTGAACGACACCGCCGCCAAAGTGGGGAGTTACCGGTCGATCGCGCAATTCGTACCGTCGGCGAAACGGCAACGCGAAGACCGCGCGCTGCTCGCCGGGCATGTGTTCAACGATCCCGCCGCGGTGCGCGCCACGTTGTTGCAGGCCGGTTTCAAGGATGAAGTCGCCGACGCGTGGCTCGCGGCCTTTGCCAAACCGCAGGCAACGCTCACTGTCGACACGTGGCTTGCCGCGCCGTGGTCGCAGCCCTACCGGCACCTGTGGCTCGGCGATGTGAAAGCAGACGCCGCCGACAGCCACGCGTACGCAACCGTCGTGATTCCTCAAGGCGTGACCCCGCAAAACGAACCCGCGCTGATGGCTGCCGCGAAGGACGTGCCGGGCGCGATTTTCGTCGATAAGGCGGCGAGCGTGTCGAAACTGTTCGGCGCCTATCGTGTCGACAGCGGCTGGTGGCTCGGCGGCGCATTGGCGTCGGTGCTGCTGCTGCTGATGGTCCGATACGGCGCGAAGCGGGCCAGTCTGCAGGAAAAGGTGCGCGGCGGCGTGGCGACGACGCTGCCGGTGCTGCTCGCCGTCGGCGTCACGCTTGCGGTGTTCGGCTACGCACGCGTGCCGCTCAATCTGTTCAACTGGCTCGCGCTCATGCTCGTACTGGGCGTGGGCGCAAACTATGCCGTTTTCCTGCGCGAAGGCTCTGCACGCGCGGACGCGGATCTCGGCGCGGTGTGGACCGGCGTGCTGCTGTCGGCGGCCACTACGCTGCTGTCGTTCGGCATGCTCGCCATGAGCGCGATGCCCGCGTTAAAGAGCTTCGGCGCGACGCTCGCACTCGGCATTGCGGTGTCGGTGCTGCTCGCGCCGATCGGCATGCCTTCGGAATCAAGGAGGGTGGCATGA
- a CDS encoding thioesterase family protein produces MTGARKLLSASAEVEVPFHDVDAMNICWHGHYLKYFEIGRAALLRAFDYDYREMQASGYLWPIVEAHLKYVRPATYGQKIEIRTQLLEHENRLKIGYEIADCATGTRLTKGYTIQVAVDAATQELQFVSPPVVFDKLERVWGQ; encoded by the coding sequence ATGACCGGTGCACGAAAACTGCTGAGCGCGAGCGCCGAGGTCGAGGTGCCGTTCCACGACGTCGACGCGATGAACATATGCTGGCACGGGCACTACCTGAAGTACTTCGAAATCGGCCGCGCGGCGCTGCTGCGCGCGTTCGATTACGACTACCGTGAGATGCAGGCGTCGGGCTATCTGTGGCCGATCGTCGAGGCGCACCTGAAATACGTGCGTCCGGCCACTTACGGTCAGAAAATCGAGATCCGCACGCAACTGCTCGAACATGAAAACCGCCTGAAAATAGGCTACGAAATCGCAGACTGCGCCACCGGCACGCGTCTGACCAAGGGCTATACGATCCAGGTCGCGGTGGACGCCGCCACGCAGGAATTGCAGTTCGTTTCGCCGCCGGTCGTATTCGACAAGCTGGAGCGTGTATGGGGACAATGA
- a CDS encoding glycosyltransferase: MRFAPCIVIPIYNHRDAIGATVAHLAVHGLPIFVIDDGSDDATQQVLAALARQYGEQLTLRRLPVNGGKGAAVMAGLRAVRDAGYTHALQIDADGQHDATDVPRFVAAARAEPGAVILGRPVYDESVPKARLYGRYLTHVWVWIETLSLTIRDSMCGFRLYPLALACELIDSVRLPTRMDFDIEILVRLYWRRAAFRSIPTRVTYAADGVSHFDVLWDNVRISRSHTRLVCGMLCRLPMLLAHKLMPRRGALSERAEPDNARSQDWWRIAERGSHLGMSLLALSCKLFGRRFTALWLHPVVAYFLLTGRAAREASGNYFRHLGETAPRAGTRYPDTPRPGWLSAYRHMLAFAQSGFDKLAAWSGRVNNADIHFDDPSAFEALVASGKGALVIGAHLGNLEMTRALATRGAYAKVTAVVYTQHARRFNSVLASANSEFARHLLEVSDFGPETAMMMQERVDAGELLVIVGDRVPAHEAGRTTQAQFLGSSAPFAQGPYVLAHALGCPVYLFFCLKERDGYRLYFEPFAERIQLPRRERAQHLSAWAQRYAVRLEHYCRKAPYQWFNFFDFWASPRRGANGRT; encoded by the coding sequence ATGCGCTTCGCACCTTGCATTGTCATTCCGATCTATAACCATCGGGACGCGATTGGCGCGACCGTCGCGCATCTTGCCGTGCACGGCCTGCCCATTTTCGTGATCGACGACGGCAGCGACGACGCGACCCAACAGGTGCTCGCCGCGCTCGCGCGGCAATACGGCGAGCAGCTCACGTTACGGCGTTTGCCCGTCAATGGCGGCAAGGGCGCGGCGGTCATGGCGGGACTGCGTGCGGTGCGCGATGCCGGCTATACGCACGCGTTGCAGATCGACGCCGACGGCCAGCACGACGCTACCGACGTGCCGCGCTTCGTCGCGGCGGCGCGAGCCGAACCGGGCGCGGTCATTCTGGGCCGCCCGGTGTACGACGAGAGCGTGCCGAAAGCGCGCCTGTATGGCCGTTATCTGACGCATGTGTGGGTGTGGATCGAAACGCTGTCGCTGACCATTCGCGATTCGATGTGCGGTTTCCGCCTCTATCCGCTCGCGCTCGCCTGCGAGCTGATCGACAGCGTACGGTTGCCGACCCGCATGGACTTCGATATCGAAATTCTGGTGCGGCTTTACTGGCGGCGCGCGGCGTTCCGCTCGATTCCCACGCGCGTGACTTACGCGGCGGACGGCGTATCGCACTTCGACGTGCTATGGGACAACGTGCGCATCAGCCGCAGTCATACGCGGCTCGTGTGCGGCATGCTGTGCCGTCTGCCGATGCTGCTCGCGCACAAGCTGATGCCGCGCCGTGGCGCGCTCAGCGAGCGCGCTGAACCGGACAATGCGCGGTCGCAGGATTGGTGGCGCATCGCCGAACGCGGCAGCCACCTCGGCATGTCGTTGCTCGCGTTGAGCTGCAAGCTGTTCGGGCGGCGCTTCACGGCGCTGTGGCTGCATCCGGTCGTCGCGTATTTTCTGCTGACGGGCCGCGCTGCGCGCGAGGCGTCGGGCAACTATTTCAGACATCTTGGTGAGACCGCGCCGCGCGCCGGTACGCGTTACCCCGATACGCCGCGTCCGGGTTGGCTCTCGGCGTATCGCCACATGCTGGCCTTTGCGCAGTCGGGCTTCGACAAGCTCGCCGCCTGGTCCGGCCGCGTGAATAACGCCGACATCCATTTCGACGACCCATCGGCATTCGAGGCATTGGTGGCGAGCGGCAAGGGTGCGCTCGTGATCGGCGCGCATCTCGGCAATCTGGAAATGACCCGCGCGCTCGCCACGCGAGGTGCTTACGCGAAGGTCACGGCCGTCGTCTATACCCAGCACGCGCGCCGGTTCAATAGCGTGCTCGCGTCGGCGAATAGCGAGTTCGCACGGCATCTGCTCGAAGTGAGCGACTTCGGTCCCGAGACCGCGATGATGATGCAGGAGCGCGTCGATGCCGGCGAGCTGCTCGTGATCGTCGGCGACCGGGTGCCCGCGCATGAAGCGGGGCGCACGACCCAGGCGCAATTCCTCGGCTCGAGCGCGCCATTCGCGCAAGGTCCGTACGTGCTGGCGCACGCGCTGGGCTGCCCCGTCTATCTTTTCTTCTGCCTGAAGGAGCGCGACGGCTACCGTCTGTATTTCGAGCCGTTCGCCGAGCGCATCCAGTTGCCGCGCCGCGAGCGGGCGCAGCATCTGTCTGCGTGGGCGCAGCGTTACGCGGTGCGGCTCGAACACTATTGCCGCAAGGCTCCGTACCAATGGTTCAATTTCTTCGATTTCTGGGCCAGCCCCAGACGAGGTGCCAATGGCCGAACATGA
- a CDS encoding 3-ketoacyl-ACP reductase FabG2: MSRRVLVTGASRGIGRAIAYKLAADGFAVSVHCRSGRSEADAVATGIAAQGGMARVLQFDVRERATCRDVLEADVAANGPYYGIVCSAGVTRDAAFPALTEEDWDIVIETGLDSFYNVVHPLTMPMVRARKGGRIVTIASVSGVMGNRGQVNYSAAKAGLIGATKALAVELATRNITVNCVAPGLIETGMLEDVPLEHVLKTVPMNRVGQPAEVASVVSFLMSDAASYVTRQVIGVNGGMV, encoded by the coding sequence ATGAGCCGGCGTGTTCTCGTGACGGGCGCAAGCCGCGGCATTGGCCGGGCAATTGCGTACAAATTGGCCGCCGACGGTTTTGCCGTCTCGGTGCATTGCCGCAGCGGACGCAGTGAAGCCGACGCGGTGGCGACCGGCATCGCCGCGCAAGGCGGCATGGCGCGCGTGCTGCAATTCGATGTGCGCGAGCGCGCCACATGCCGCGACGTGCTCGAAGCCGACGTCGCCGCGAACGGCCCTTACTACGGGATCGTTTGCAGTGCAGGCGTGACGCGCGACGCCGCATTTCCCGCGCTCACCGAAGAAGACTGGGACATCGTGATCGAAACCGGTCTCGACTCGTTCTACAACGTCGTCCATCCGCTGACCATGCCGATGGTGCGCGCACGCAAGGGCGGCCGCATCGTCACGATCGCGTCCGTCTCGGGCGTGATGGGCAATCGCGGCCAGGTCAACTACAGTGCGGCGAAGGCCGGCCTGATCGGCGCAACCAAGGCGCTCGCCGTGGAACTGGCGACGCGCAACATCACCGTCAACTGCGTGGCGCCGGGTCTGATCGAAACCGGCATGCTCGAGGACGTGCCGCTCGAGCACGTGTTGAAGACGGTGCCGATGAACCGCGTCGGCCAGCCTGCCGAGGTGGCGTCCGTGGTGAGCTTCCTGATGTCGGATGCGGCCTCGTACGTCACGCGTCAGGTGATCGGCGTCAATGGCGGGATGGTCTGA
- a CDS encoding beta-ketoacyl-[acyl-carrier-protein] synthase family protein, protein MKSPSVFLHALGMINAMGGDLDAIVPALADAHSPGMRTTRTGIGEAFVGSVLTPLDLAPAAELSRYDCRNNRLLLAALKQIAPDIEAARARYGAHRIGIVLGTSTSGIEAAEAAFVYQAQAGSLPANFNYRQMEIGTAAPFAAAALGVHGPAYTLSTACTSSAKAFASARRLLQLQLCDAVVVGGVDSLCELTMQGFASLESTSAVRSNPMSRNRCGINVGEGAAVFLMSRDEAAVRLAGVGESSDAHHISSPDPQGVGGELALRAALADAGVEPSAIGYVNLHATATRKNDEMEAGLMARVFPNGVPTSGTKPLTGHQLGAAGATELGFAWLTLARDGVPLPRHVWDGEADPALPPLDLVEGARFLARHAGVGTGSRHVMSNSFAFGGSNVSLVLAG, encoded by the coding sequence ATGAAGTCGCCATCGGTTTTTTTGCACGCGCTCGGCATGATCAATGCGATGGGCGGCGACCTCGATGCGATCGTGCCCGCGCTCGCCGACGCGCACTCGCCTGGCATGAGAACCACACGGACCGGCATCGGTGAGGCGTTCGTCGGCAGCGTGCTCACGCCGCTCGATCTGGCGCCGGCCGCTGAACTGTCGCGCTACGATTGCCGCAACAACCGGCTGCTGCTGGCCGCATTGAAACAGATCGCGCCGGACATCGAAGCGGCACGCGCGCGTTACGGCGCGCATCGCATTGGCATCGTGCTGGGCACGAGCACATCGGGCATCGAAGCGGCCGAGGCCGCGTTCGTCTATCAGGCGCAGGCCGGCAGTCTGCCGGCGAATTTCAATTATCGGCAGATGGAAATCGGCACCGCCGCGCCGTTCGCCGCCGCCGCGCTCGGCGTGCACGGCCCGGCGTACACGCTTTCAACCGCGTGCACGTCGAGCGCGAAGGCGTTTGCGTCCGCGCGACGTCTGCTGCAATTGCAACTGTGCGACGCCGTGGTGGTGGGCGGCGTCGATTCGCTGTGCGAGTTGACCATGCAGGGATTTGCGTCGCTCGAATCGACCAGCGCCGTGCGCAGCAATCCAATGAGCCGAAACCGCTGCGGCATCAATGTCGGCGAAGGTGCGGCCGTGTTCCTGATGAGTCGCGACGAAGCGGCGGTGCGGCTGGCGGGCGTCGGTGAATCGAGCGACGCGCATCATATTTCTTCGCCCGATCCGCAGGGTGTCGGCGGTGAACTGGCGTTGCGCGCCGCACTCGCCGACGCGGGCGTCGAGCCGTCTGCGATCGGCTATGTGAATCTGCATGCCACCGCTACGCGCAAGAACGACGAAATGGAAGCCGGTCTGATGGCGCGCGTGTTCCCGAACGGCGTGCCGACGAGCGGCACCAAACCGCTGACGGGTCACCAGCTCGGTGCCGCGGGCGCGACCGAACTCGGCTTTGCATGGCTGACGCTCGCGCGCGACGGCGTGCCGTTGCCGCGCCATGTGTGGGACGGCGAGGCCGATCCCGCGCTGCCGCCGCTCGATCTCGTGGAAGGCGCGCGGTTCCTGGCGCGCCACGCAGGTGTGGGCACGGGTTCACGGCATGTGATGAGCAACTCGTTCGCATTCGGCGGCAGTAACGTCAGTCTCGTGCTGGCCGGGTGA